In one window of Bos taurus isolate L1 Dominette 01449 registration number 42190680 breed Hereford chromosome 4, ARS-UCD2.0, whole genome shotgun sequence DNA:
- the OR10AC1 gene encoding olfactory receptor 10AC1, which yields MASPSNATLHQGFLLQGFAEFPHLRPALFLLLLALHLATLSGNLLILLAVASATTRPPMHLFLCQLSAIELGYTLVVVPRTLADLASPSLGRGSPISFLGCAVQMQMFVALGGAECFLLATMAYDRYVAICHPLRYTAVVTPGLCARLALACCLGGLAVSVGLTVAVFHLPFCGSRLLVHFFCDITALLHLACTRSYAEELPLLGACLLLLLLPSLLILASYGAIAGALRRLRSPRGRRKAVSTCASHLTVTFLHYGCATFMYARPKASYSPHRDRDLALVYTHVTPLLYPLIYSLRNHEIAAAIRQVLGRWRPRQASGQEGLSV from the coding sequence ATGGCCAGCCCCAGCAATGCCACCCTGCACCAGGGCTTTCTCCTGCAGGGCTTTGCGGAGTTCCCGCATCTGAGGCCGGcgctcttcctgctgctgctggcccTGCACCTGGCCACCCTGAGCGGGAACCTGCTCATCCTGCTGGCCGTGGCCTCGGCGACCACCCGGCCGCCCATGCACCTCTTCCTGTGCCAGCTGTCAGCCATCGAGCTCGGTTACACGCTGGTGGTGGTGCCCCGCACCCTGGCTGACCTGGCCTCGCCGAGCCTGGGCCGAGGCAGTCCCATCTCCTTCCTGGGCTGCGCCGTGCAGATGCAGATGTTCGTGGCCCTGGGCGGGGCCGAGTGCTTCCTGCTGGCCACCATGGCTTATGACCGCTACGTGGCCATCTGCCACCCGCTCCGCTACACGGCGGTGGTGACCCCCGGGCTGTGCGCGCGGCTGGCCCTGGCCTGCTGCCTCGGGGGCCTGGCGGTGTCCGTGGGGCTCACGGTGGCCGTCTTCCACCTGCCCTTCTGCGGCTCCCGCCTGCTGGTGCACTTCTTCTGCGACATCACAGCGCTGCTGCACCTGGCCTGCACGCGGAGCTACGCTGAGGAGCTGCCTCTGCTGGGcgcctgcctgctgctgctgctgctgccctcgCTGCTCATCCTGGCCTCCTACGGCGCCATCGCCGGCGCCCTGCGCCGCCTGCGCTCTCCGCGGGGCCGCCGCAAGGCCGTCTCCACCTGCGCCTCGCACCTGACCGTCACCTTCCTGCACTACGGCTGCGCCACCTTCATGTACGCGCGGCCTAAGGCCAGCTACTCCCCGCACCGGGACCGCGACCTGGCGCTGGTCTACACCCACGTGACGCCGCTGCTCTACCCGCTCATCTACAGCCTGCGCAACCACGAAATCGCCGCGGCCATCCGCCAGGTGCTGGGGCGCTGGCGACCCCGCCAGGCGTCGGGTCAGGAGGGTCTGTCTGTGTGA